Part of the Aciduliprofundum boonei T469 genome is shown below.
GGTACCCTAAAATAGACCCAGCGGCATGCATTGGTTGCGGCCTTTGCGCTGTTATCTGTGGCCGTGGAGTTTACTCCTATGACCTTGTATCCAAAAAGCCGATAGTTGCGAAGCCATTCAATTGTTTAGTTGGATGTCAAACATGCGCTAATCTTTGCCCAGTTGGCGCCATAGAATTTCCTCCTGCGGAGGTTGCAAGAGAGGCAGCTAGGAAAAATAAGATATTTATAAAAGTGAAAAAGATGTTAGAAGAAAAGTTTGCGCAGCAGATGTTGGAAACTGCGAAGCAATATCAGGCACAGATGACGAGGCATGAAAAAGAGATTAGAGAAATAGAGAAATCCTAGATTTTCATACCAACCTCAAATCCTTCGCTAACCGCGGAATAGATGTTTCGAACGCTCTTGGCATCGCCGATAATGTGCGTTGGCACATCTTCGATGCGGAATGGCACGAATGGCCGAGAACCGAAGGCGGCAATCATGGCATCTGCTTCGATGAGCATCTGCTCTCCCTCTTTTTCAACTATTATTTCACCTCGAGCAACATCTACTATTTTGGTGTTGGTTAATATCTTCACTCCCTTCTCCTGCAATTCTTTCAGAAGATGCTTCTTTGAGAGAGTTTCCATTCCCTGTGCAACCTCGGGCATCATCTCAACTATTATCACTTTATTTTTCTCCGCAAGCATATTCGCGGTTTCGCAACCTACTAAACCACCGCCGCCAACAACTATGCTCTTTCCTTCAAATTTAACTTCGCCACGGAGAACATCCTCGTATAAATACACGAAATCGCGGAGCGGCGGGCACGGCAGGAACGGCTTGCTCCCGGTGGCCATTATTATTGCATCCGGTTCTAAAGCAACCACATCGT
Proteins encoded:
- a CDS encoding ferredoxin family protein, with amino-acid sequence MSDKKFDYWFGVPRKEIKWYPKIDPAACIGCGLCAVICGRGVYSYDLVSKKPIVAKPFNCLVGCQTCANLCPVGAIEFPPAEVAREAARKNKIFIKVKKMLEEKFAQQMLETAKQYQAQMTRHEKEIREIEKS